The following proteins come from a genomic window of Gimesia chilikensis:
- the folD gene encoding bifunctional methylenetetrahydrofolate dehydrogenase/methenyltetrahydrofolate cyclohydrolase FolD, with amino-acid sequence MSAEIIDGKALAATFREQIAQEVAELKSATQVVPHLTAVLVGDDPASAVYVRNKQRACEKAGIESTLKRLHAETTEAELLTLVKELNADPGVHGILVQLPLPKHINETAILDVVDPLKDVDAFHPENVGLIVQGRPRYLPCTPYGIQQMILSTKMETAGKHAVILGRSEIVGKPMAMLLIQRGMGADATVTICHSRTQNLKEIVKSADIIIAAIGQPEFVTADMVKPGAIVIDVGINRVDDKLVGDVEFEGVKEVASAITPVPGGVGPMTIAMLLKNTLTAARILSGNASAK; translated from the coding sequence GTGTCAGCAGAAATTATTGACGGCAAAGCACTGGCGGCGACATTTCGAGAACAGATCGCACAGGAAGTCGCAGAGCTGAAATCAGCAACGCAGGTCGTCCCGCACCTCACAGCGGTACTGGTAGGCGATGATCCGGCCAGCGCCGTGTATGTCCGTAATAAACAGCGGGCCTGTGAAAAAGCCGGTATCGAAAGCACCTTGAAACGGCTGCATGCCGAAACCACCGAAGCAGAATTGCTGACCCTGGTTAAAGAGCTCAATGCTGATCCCGGAGTACACGGCATCCTGGTGCAGCTGCCGTTGCCGAAGCACATCAATGAGACAGCCATTCTGGATGTGGTCGATCCGCTCAAGGATGTGGACGCCTTTCACCCCGAAAATGTGGGGCTGATCGTGCAGGGGCGTCCCCGTTATCTGCCCTGTACGCCTTACGGCATTCAGCAGATGATCCTCTCGACGAAGATGGAGACCGCAGGCAAACATGCGGTCATTCTGGGGCGGAGTGAAATCGTCGGGAAGCCGATGGCGATGCTGTTGATTCAGCGGGGCATGGGCGCCGATGCCACGGTGACGATCTGTCACAGCCGCACACAGAATCTGAAAGAGATCGTGAAGTCGGCAGATATTATCATTGCCGCCATCGGTCAGCCTGAATTCGTAACCGCCGACATGGTCAAGCCGGGGGCGATTGTCATTGATGTGGGCATTAACCGCGTGGATGATAAACTGGTAGGCGATGTGGAATTTGAAGGTGTCAAAGAGGTCGCGTCTGCGATTACCCCGGTTCCAGGGGGCGTCGGACCGATGACCATTGCCATGCTGCTGAAAAATACGCTGACCGCAGCCCGCATTCTGAGTGGCAACGCATCTGCAAAGTAA
- a CDS encoding phosphatidylglycerophosphatase A: MRNFKNVTILLLARGLGTGLAPKAPGTFGSLLGPVLVLGLFWLQLSLPVYLVVSLLIFLLGVYLCEQGSRLLGKDDPGEIVIDEIGAFTIVMLPVFHRPLSADFLWVSLFAFLWFRLFDIWKPWPVRYFDRIHGGWGIMMDDYVAAIYAAICLYVTLILLGWF, translated from the coding sequence ATGAGAAATTTCAAAAACGTTACGATTTTGCTCCTCGCACGGGGACTGGGTACAGGGCTCGCTCCCAAAGCTCCCGGAACATTCGGAAGTCTGCTGGGACCGGTTCTGGTTCTGGGACTGTTCTGGCTGCAATTGTCATTACCCGTCTATCTGGTGGTCTCTCTGCTGATTTTCCTGCTCGGCGTCTATCTCTGTGAGCAGGGTTCACGACTCCTGGGAAAGGATGATCCGGGAGAGATCGTCATTGATGAGATCGGGGCCTTCACAATCGTCATGCTGCCCGTCTTTCACCGACCGTTATCTGCTGACTTTCTCTGGGTTTCCCTGTTTGCCTTTCTCTGGTTCCGTCTGTTTGACATCTGGAAGCCCTGGCCGGTTCGATATTTTGACCGCATCCACGGAGGCTGGGGAATCATGATGGACGACTATGTCGCAGCCATCTACGCCGCGATTTGCCTTTACGTCACATTAATTCTTTTGGGGTGGTTTTAG
- a CDS encoding NADPH-dependent assimilatory sulfite reductase hemoprotein subunit gives MTSPEGPKLSKLESLKEGSHQLRGTIAEELLNESDQFSGDSLQLLKHHGTYQQDDRDLRKAKNPDGTPKGKSYSCMIRTRVPGGKVTSDQFLAELDLCDKYGDGTVRLTTRQGFQLHGVIKGNLRAAIKGINETKLTTLAACGDVNRNVMACPAPYKNNQVFDAMQNMAYAIAEHLRPKTTAYFDLWITDEDGNKTNEAEFQPVEEPIYGKTYLPRKFKIGIALPEDNCVDIFTQDIGLLGIVESDEIVGYNFYVGGGMGVTPSKKDTYPALGKLLGFVPNDQVLAVAEAVVKVQRDFGNREDRKRARMKYLVDDLGIEKFREKVAEYFGSEIAAPRDVEVTGIDDHMGWHEQGDGKLFLGVNIENGRIKDDGDLRIKSGLRKILETYKLDARITAKQSVIFCDIDPADKQGIEQILADHGMKRAEELTLIRRFSMACPALPMCGLSITESERVLPDLITEFEEELARLGLQDERISVNMTGCPNGCARPYVPDIGLVGKAVGKYTVFLGGNSLGNRLAFIYDDLVPLEEVTSRLSPVLEFFKEERQPGEAFGDFCHRMGKETLQEKAGLAAK, from the coding sequence ATGACATCCCCCGAAGGCCCCAAGCTTTCCAAGCTCGAATCTCTCAAAGAAGGCAGCCATCAGCTGCGCGGAACCATTGCTGAAGAACTGCTTAACGAAAGCGACCAGTTTTCCGGCGATTCGCTGCAACTCCTGAAGCATCACGGTACCTACCAGCAGGACGATCGTGACCTGAGAAAAGCCAAAAATCCGGACGGGACTCCCAAAGGCAAGTCATACAGCTGCATGATCCGAACCCGCGTGCCGGGTGGTAAAGTCACCTCAGATCAGTTCCTGGCCGAGCTGGACCTGTGTGACAAATACGGCGACGGAACCGTGCGTCTGACCACACGTCAGGGCTTCCAGCTGCACGGCGTGATCAAAGGCAACCTGCGGGCCGCCATCAAGGGGATCAACGAGACCAAACTGACGACCCTGGCCGCCTGTGGGGACGTGAACCGTAACGTGATGGCCTGCCCGGCTCCTTACAAGAACAACCAGGTCTTCGACGCGATGCAGAACATGGCGTATGCCATCGCCGAACATCTGCGTCCCAAAACAACGGCCTACTTCGATCTGTGGATTACCGACGAAGATGGCAACAAAACCAACGAAGCGGAATTCCAGCCGGTAGAAGAGCCGATTTACGGCAAGACCTACCTGCCCCGTAAGTTCAAGATCGGCATCGCTCTGCCGGAAGATAACTGCGTTGACATCTTCACCCAGGATATCGGCCTGCTGGGAATTGTCGAAAGTGACGAAATCGTCGGCTACAACTTCTACGTTGGCGGCGGAATGGGAGTCACTCCCAGTAAGAAAGACACCTATCCCGCGCTGGGCAAGCTGCTCGGCTTTGTGCCCAACGATCAGGTTCTGGCGGTCGCCGAAGCGGTCGTGAAAGTCCAGCGTGACTTCGGAAACCGGGAAGACCGGAAACGGGCCCGTATGAAGTATCTGGTGGACGATCTGGGAATTGAGAAATTCCGCGAAAAGGTTGCTGAGTACTTCGGTTCTGAAATAGCCGCTCCACGCGACGTGGAAGTGACCGGCATTGACGATCACATGGGCTGGCATGAGCAGGGGGATGGCAAGCTGTTCCTCGGCGTGAACATCGAAAACGGTCGTATCAAAGACGATGGCGACCTGCGGATTAAATCCGGCCTGCGGAAGATCCTCGAAACCTACAAACTGGATGCCCGGATCACTGCCAAGCAGAGTGTCATCTTCTGTGATATTGACCCCGCTGACAAGCAGGGAATCGAGCAGATCCTGGCCGATCACGGCATGAAGCGGGCTGAGGAACTGACCCTCATCCGTCGCTTCTCAATGGCCTGCCCGGCACTGCCTATGTGTGGCCTTTCGATTACAGAATCCGAACGGGTCCTGCCCGATCTGATTACCGAATTCGAAGAAGAGCTGGCGCGCCTCGGCCTGCAGGATGAGCGGATTTCGGTCAACATGACCGGCTGCCCGAATGGCTGTGCCCGTCCTTATGTTCCGGATATCGGACTGGTCGGTAAAGCCGTCGGCAAGTATACGGTTTTCCTGGGTGGAAACTCGCTGGGGAACCGGCTGGCCTTCATTTATGATGACCTCGTTCCACTGGAAGAAGTCACCAGCCGCCTGTCACCCGTGCTGGAATTCTTCAAGGAAGAACGTCAGCCCGGCGAAGCCTTTGGTGATTTCTGCCATCGGATGGGTAAAGAAACCCTGCAGGAAAAAGCGGGCCTGGCAGCCAAATAA
- a CDS encoding 2-isopropylmalate synthase, whose protein sequence is MSNDTVKIFDTTLRDGEQSPGCSMTTSEKLKVAKELVALGVDIIEAGFPIASPGDFDAVRKIATQFGDQTTICGLARCRKEDIDRAWEALKEAKNSRIHVFLATSSIHREHKLKMSKEQIIETAVEMVKRARDYCPDIEFSPEDAARTEKDFLCEVVERAIEAGASTVNIPDTVGYATPAHFHDVITTLKKNVSNIDQAIISTHCHNDLGLAVANSLAAVEAGARQIECTINGLGERAGNCALEEVVMALKTRADYYGVNTNINTKRLYPISHLVSTVTGMAVQRNKAIVGKNAFAHEAGIHQHGVLQERTTYEIMSPEDVGYVGTNLVLGKHSGRHAFRDRVQSLGHTLDDATFERIFNEFITLADKKKEIYDSDIVALIENQVSDAPEKWSIARFHTSAGTGTIATATIELADEDGKIHCDAATGDGPVDAVFRALERITGISAVLEQYHVGSVSSGKDAQGEVRVEVRINGEMFNGRSVSTDIIESSAKAYLQAINKAVGRGEN, encoded by the coding sequence ATGTCCAATGACACAGTAAAAATCTTTGACACCACCTTGAGAGACGGTGAACAGTCGCCCGGTTGCAGTATGACAACCTCGGAAAAGTTGAAAGTGGCCAAAGAGCTGGTCGCGCTGGGCGTCGATATCATTGAAGCCGGTTTTCCCATCGCTTCACCCGGCGATTTCGACGCGGTCCGTAAGATTGCCACCCAGTTCGGCGATCAGACCACCATCTGCGGCCTCGCCCGCTGTCGTAAGGAAGACATTGACCGGGCCTGGGAAGCGTTGAAAGAAGCCAAAAACTCCCGGATCCACGTCTTTTTAGCCACCAGTTCGATTCATCGCGAACACAAGCTCAAGATGAGCAAGGAACAGATCATCGAAACCGCGGTGGAGATGGTCAAACGGGCCCGCGATTACTGTCCGGATATCGAATTCTCTCCGGAAGATGCCGCCCGAACTGAGAAAGACTTCCTCTGCGAAGTGGTCGAGCGAGCCATCGAAGCGGGCGCATCGACGGTAAACATTCCCGATACGGTCGGCTATGCGACTCCCGCGCATTTCCATGATGTGATCACCACGTTGAAGAAGAATGTCTCCAACATCGACCAGGCGATTATCAGCACCCACTGTCATAACGACCTGGGACTCGCCGTCGCCAACAGTCTGGCCGCAGTAGAAGCCGGCGCGCGACAGATCGAATGCACGATCAACGGCCTGGGTGAACGGGCCGGTAACTGTGCTCTCGAAGAAGTCGTCATGGCGTTGAAAACCCGTGCCGACTACTATGGCGTGAATACGAACATCAATACAAAACGCCTCTACCCCATCAGCCATCTCGTCTCTACCGTCACCGGCATGGCTGTCCAGCGGAACAAAGCGATTGTGGGCAAGAACGCATTCGCTCACGAAGCGGGAATCCACCAGCATGGCGTGCTGCAGGAACGGACCACCTACGAAATCATGTCTCCCGAAGACGTGGGTTACGTGGGAACGAACCTCGTGCTCGGCAAACACAGCGGCCGGCACGCTTTCCGGGATCGTGTGCAATCGCTGGGACATACCCTCGATGACGCGACGTTTGAGCGGATCTTCAATGAGTTCATTACCCTGGCCGATAAGAAGAAAGAGATCTACGACTCAGACATCGTCGCCCTGATCGAAAACCAGGTCTCCGATGCACCGGAAAAATGGTCGATTGCCCGTTTTCATACCTCAGCGGGCACCGGTACCATCGCGACGGCGACGATCGAACTCGCTGACGAAGACGGTAAAATCCACTGTGATGCCGCTACCGGCGACGGCCCCGTCGATGCCGTGTTCCGTGCTTTGGAACGCATTACCGGCATCTCGGCTGTACTGGAACAGTATCACGTCGGCAGTGTTTCCAGCGGTAAGGACGCACAGGGCGAGGTTCGTGTCGAAGTTCGCATTAACGGCGAGATGTTTAACGGGCGCAGCGTCAGCACTGATATCATCGAGTCCAGTGCGAAAGCATACCTGCAGGCGATCAACAAAGCCGTTGGTCGTGGGGAAAACTGA
- a CDS encoding ArnT family glycosyltransferase, translating into MTSLQQQLQNSRSFWLVISILLLFQFCLGLYSAQKLSVTHDEYWHLPVGLLTWKTGRTDFDRLNPPLIRNWATLPLLFTSAQTGDPEHSSDPADYGDAFLKANPEDYHHYYVQGRVMILILAVASGLLLAVWARELFGPSAACLAVFLWSMSPNVLANAALGTQDLAIAGCFLATLYCGWKFALAGSWKWALITGAVLGLAQITKYTAILLVPLLIMQWFLLRVKNPEIKTETPAKVILGRWVALLLMCCLIMNAGYLFQGSFQSASTYQFQSSELKLLNQLPALLQSLPLPLPRDYLLGFDLQRHIMQQSHPTFLDLEWRLTGFRSYYIFTLLYKLPHGIQLLLLLAAWQWFQQRRTTLMSPRVLGMLLSPVVLLVGIASLSNNQLGLRYILPVIPFLFLLIAPLGELIDLEKRKTLALAVIVACVSLPFSLRYAPDHLAYFNEFSGGPENGSYHLIDSNIDWGQDFYRLKAYLEQHPTDNLGLAYFGTIPPSTLGTPYRIPPELQPQPGTYAISASLLQGRPYSVRKEDGSRHNLGTDALGYFRFFEPKQRLGYSINVYELTPEDVYRWQNAVNQARMGLMPSN; encoded by the coding sequence ATGACTTCACTGCAACAGCAACTCCAGAACTCCAGAAGCTTCTGGCTGGTCATCAGCATCCTCCTGCTGTTCCAATTCTGTCTCGGCCTGTACTCAGCCCAAAAGCTGAGTGTCACGCACGACGAATACTGGCATCTGCCGGTCGGCCTGCTCACCTGGAAAACGGGACGGACCGACTTTGATCGACTCAACCCGCCCCTGATTCGCAACTGGGCGACCCTGCCCCTGTTATTCACGTCGGCCCAGACCGGCGATCCGGAGCACTCCTCCGATCCTGCCGACTACGGAGACGCGTTTCTCAAAGCGAATCCGGAAGATTATCACCACTATTACGTCCAGGGACGCGTGATGATTCTCATTCTGGCAGTGGCTTCGGGACTGCTACTGGCAGTCTGGGCCCGCGAACTGTTCGGTCCCTCTGCAGCCTGTCTGGCAGTTTTTCTGTGGAGTATGAGCCCCAACGTTCTGGCGAATGCCGCTCTGGGAACGCAGGACCTGGCGATTGCGGGTTGCTTCCTGGCAACCTTGTATTGCGGTTGGAAATTCGCGTTAGCGGGATCGTGGAAGTGGGCGCTGATTACCGGCGCCGTACTGGGGCTGGCTCAAATCACGAAATACACGGCCATCCTGCTGGTGCCTCTGTTGATCATGCAGTGGTTCCTGCTGCGAGTCAAAAACCCGGAAATCAAAACGGAGACTCCCGCGAAAGTCATACTCGGACGCTGGGTTGCCTTGCTGCTCATGTGCTGTCTGATCATGAACGCTGGCTACCTGTTTCAGGGTAGCTTTCAGTCCGCAAGTACGTATCAGTTTCAGAGTTCGGAATTGAAACTTCTGAACCAGCTGCCTGCCTTGTTGCAGAGCCTCCCCCTGCCGCTGCCGCGGGATTACCTTTTGGGGTTCGACCTGCAGCGGCACATCATGCAGCAGTCACATCCCACGTTTCTCGATCTGGAATGGCGGCTTACCGGCTTTCGCAGCTATTACATTTTTACCCTGCTGTATAAACTTCCCCACGGCATTCAGTTGCTGTTGCTCCTGGCGGCCTGGCAGTGGTTTCAACAACGGCGCACGACGCTCATGTCTCCCCGGGTTCTGGGCATGCTGTTAAGCCCGGTTGTACTGCTGGTCGGCATTGCCAGTCTGTCGAATAATCAGCTCGGTCTGCGGTACATTCTGCCTGTGATTCCCTTTCTGTTTCTGTTGATCGCCCCCCTGGGAGAACTGATTGATCTGGAAAAACGGAAGACCCTGGCACTGGCTGTGATCGTCGCCTGCGTGAGCCTCCCCTTCTCGCTCCGTTATGCACCGGATCACCTGGCATACTTCAATGAGTTCTCCGGCGGTCCCGAAAACGGCAGCTATCATCTCATCGATTCCAACATCGACTGGGGACAGGATTTCTATCGCCTCAAAGCGTATCTGGAACAGCATCCGACAGACAACCTGGGACTGGCGTATTTCGGTACGATTCCCCCTTCCACTTTGGGGACTCCCTACCGCATCCCGCCGGAACTGCAGCCGCAACCGGGAACGTATGCGATCAGTGCCAGCCTGCTGCAGGGGCGCCCCTATTCGGTGCGTAAAGAGGATGGCAGCCGGCACAATCTCGGTACCGATGCCCTCGGCTATTTCCGCTTTTTTGAACCCAAGCAACGGCTGGGATACTCCATCAACGTGTATGAGTTGACACCCGAAGACGTTTACCGCTGGCAGAATGCGGTCAACCAGGCGCGCATGGGGCTCATGCCTTCTAATTAA
- a CDS encoding molybdenum cofactor guanylyltransferase, which produces MSNSNAELKVGGIVLCGGASSRMNYPKALLPLGQEVMLQRVVRIIGSCVSPLAVMASPDQQLPTLPADVPVYFDREPLEGPLAAIGQGLEALHGKCEAVFISGCDTPLIETAMIECLCSRLGNNQLAMVREGDRLHPLAAIYRVSLLETIQQLLSQGKRRPIDLVAQVDSVFLETTELQEIDPGLRSLRNINTRAQYQALLNELEITDSTVLPFSD; this is translated from the coding sequence ATGTCAAACTCAAACGCGGAATTGAAGGTCGGCGGAATCGTACTCTGTGGTGGTGCCAGTTCGCGGATGAATTATCCTAAAGCCCTGCTGCCTCTGGGCCAGGAGGTGATGCTGCAGCGCGTGGTGAGAATTATTGGCTCCTGTGTCAGTCCGCTAGCGGTGATGGCCTCCCCGGATCAACAACTTCCCACACTGCCTGCCGATGTCCCCGTTTATTTCGATCGAGAGCCGCTGGAAGGGCCTCTCGCGGCGATTGGGCAGGGACTTGAAGCATTGCACGGGAAATGCGAAGCCGTGTTTATATCGGGCTGTGATACGCCTCTGATAGAGACTGCAATGATCGAATGTCTCTGCTCCCGTCTGGGAAACAACCAACTGGCGATGGTTCGCGAAGGAGACCGCCTGCACCCGCTGGCGGCCATCTATCGCGTCTCGCTGCTCGAGACAATTCAACAACTGTTGTCACAGGGAAAACGACGCCCGATTGACCTCGTTGCGCAGGTGGATTCAGTCTTTCTGGAAACGACGGAACTGCAGGAAATTGATCCGGGTCTGCGGAGCCTGCGAAATATCAATACGCGTGCTCAGTACCAGGCTCTGCTCAACGAACTGGAAATCACGGATTCAACAGTACTTCCGTTTTCTGACTGA
- a CDS encoding YkgJ family cysteine cluster protein, with amino-acid sequence MSDQNSEQEPWYRDGLNFTCTQCGNCCTGAPGVVWVDDAEIKAIADLTGKSTGEIMLMHTRLYAGRRTLTEYANGDCTFFDPEKRGCTIYEARPVQCRTWPFWNSNLKDKASWDSLSPDCPGAGKGAFVSFEEIQKRSEQIDL; translated from the coding sequence ATGAGTGATCAGAATTCTGAACAGGAACCATGGTATCGCGATGGCCTGAATTTCACCTGTACACAATGTGGAAACTGTTGCACGGGTGCGCCGGGAGTGGTCTGGGTCGATGATGCAGAAATCAAAGCGATAGCAGACTTAACGGGAAAATCGACGGGAGAAATTATGTTAATGCATACTCGGCTTTACGCAGGTCGACGCACCTTAACGGAATATGCAAACGGGGATTGCACTTTCTTTGATCCCGAAAAACGTGGCTGCACAATTTATGAAGCACGTCCGGTGCAATGTCGCACCTGGCCTTTCTGGAATTCGAATCTGAAAGACAAAGCAAGTTGGGACTCTCTCTCTCCCGACTGCCCTGGTGCAGGTAAAGGTGCCTTCGTCAGCTTCGAAGAAATTCAAAAACGGTCTGAGCAAATCGACTTGTGA
- a CDS encoding HU family DNA-binding protein — protein MTKKEIVKVISEEIGLTQLKTKEIVQKTFDAIVDTLVTDKRIELRNFGVFEVKKRAARKARNPRTGERVDVEEKYVVTFKPGKEMEKRVRDLEEEAAKLKAAAASQPPVSSPPAASTPPQQTHPPSSAPPSPGTTPGSPQVGSYNNSYPSGTQHTP, from the coding sequence GTGACGAAAAAAGAGATTGTCAAAGTGATTTCGGAAGAGATTGGTCTGACACAACTCAAGACAAAAGAGATTGTGCAAAAAACGTTCGATGCGATTGTCGATACACTCGTCACCGACAAACGAATCGAGCTCCGCAATTTTGGCGTTTTCGAAGTCAAAAAGCGGGCGGCCCGTAAAGCCAGAAATCCAAGAACAGGCGAACGCGTCGACGTGGAAGAGAAGTACGTCGTCACATTCAAGCCTGGTAAGGAAATGGAAAAACGTGTACGCGACCTGGAAGAAGAAGCAGCCAAGCTCAAAGCGGCCGCTGCCTCCCAACCACCGGTAAGCAGTCCACCTGCGGCGTCAACACCACCGCAGCAGACTCATCCACCGTCGTCGGCACCACCCAGTCCCGGTACGACACCAGGGTCCCCTCAAGTAGGAAGCTACAATAATTCCTACCCGTCGGGTACGCAGCATACACCTTAA
- a CDS encoding dihydroorotate dehydrogenase: MNAPTQTDLLSVTLNRLQLKNPILVASGTFGYAREMQPFLDFSRLGGIIPKTITTEPRIGNAPPRTVETSAGLLNSIGLDNDGIDLFLEKHLNYLASLETALIVNIAGRSIDEMARMAERLNAFPDQITALELNISCPNVSGGVDFGTQPELTEQMLKQVTESCELPVIAKLTPNVTSVVDIAQAAKAGGADAVSLINTVQGTAIDWRRRKPILGGVFGGLSGPAIKPVALRVVCQVARAVEIPIIGVGGISNIDDVMEFIVAGASAVQIGTANFYNPGLATQLVTELEQNLITENCSQVSELVGTLVYP, from the coding sequence ATGAACGCCCCGACCCAAACGGATCTGTTATCAGTTACGCTGAACCGTCTCCAGCTCAAAAACCCGATCCTGGTCGCCTCTGGTACATTCGGGTATGCACGTGAAATGCAACCCTTCCTTGATTTCTCCCGACTGGGAGGCATCATCCCCAAAACCATCACGACGGAGCCGCGGATTGGAAATGCTCCCCCCCGCACCGTTGAAACGAGTGCCGGCCTGCTGAACTCAATCGGGCTGGATAACGACGGCATCGATCTCTTCCTCGAGAAACATCTTAACTACCTTGCATCGCTGGAAACCGCGCTGATTGTGAACATCGCCGGTCGCTCGATCGACGAAATGGCCCGGATGGCAGAACGGCTGAATGCCTTTCCGGATCAGATCACGGCCCTGGAACTGAACATTTCCTGCCCCAACGTGAGTGGCGGTGTCGATTTCGGTACACAGCCCGAGCTGACCGAGCAGATGCTCAAACAGGTCACCGAGAGCTGTGAGTTACCCGTGATTGCCAAGCTGACCCCCAACGTTACCAGCGTGGTCGACATTGCCCAGGCGGCGAAAGCAGGGGGCGCTGATGCGGTCTCGCTGATCAATACCGTCCAGGGAACCGCCATCGACTGGCGTCGCCGCAAACCGATTCTGGGGGGCGTCTTCGGGGGCTTAAGTGGCCCTGCCATCAAACCGGTGGCCTTACGCGTCGTCTGCCAGGTGGCCCGGGCCGTGGAGATCCCCATCATCGGCGTGGGTGGAATCTCTAATATCGACGATGTGATGGAGTTCATCGTCGCGGGTGCCTCTGCCGTCCAGATTGGAACCGCCAACTTCTACAATCCAGGGCTCGCAACTCAGCTGGTCACGGAACTGGAACAGAATCTGATCACGGAAAACTGCTCACAGGTCAGCGAACTCGTGGGCACGCTGGTGTATCCATAG
- the trpS gene encoding tryptophan--tRNA ligase: protein MRVLSGIQPTGRFHWGNYFGAIKQYIDLQDNDQAFYFIADLHALTTIRDAEQLGQNTLDAALDLLALGLDPKQATLFRQSDIPEVTSLTWILMTITQMSLLEKCHAYKDKKAKGIAADAGLFTYPVLMAADILLYDSDLVPVGQDQIQHIEVTRDLAQRFNMLFGETLTLPNSRTLDTSAKVPGTDGEKMSKSYGNVIEIFETPKKQRKKVMSIKTDSAALEDPKDPDNCAVFALYQLFADETQQAELAARYRAGGMGYGEAKQAVHDAALEYFGEARERREQLAADLDTVHDILADGARKAREKGKEVLERVQSACGLGTSHLSK from the coding sequence ATGCGAGTGTTATCGGGAATTCAACCCACGGGCCGCTTCCACTGGGGGAATTATTTCGGGGCCATCAAGCAGTATATTGACCTGCAGGACAACGACCAGGCATTCTACTTTATTGCCGACCTGCACGCCCTGACGACCATTCGCGACGCCGAACAACTGGGACAGAACACCCTTGATGCGGCCCTGGACCTGCTGGCATTAGGACTGGATCCCAAACAGGCGACTCTGTTCCGGCAGTCGGACATTCCTGAAGTGACCAGTCTGACCTGGATCCTGATGACCATCACACAGATGAGTCTGCTGGAAAAATGTCACGCCTACAAAGACAAAAAGGCCAAGGGCATCGCTGCGGACGCCGGGCTGTTTACTTACCCGGTGCTGATGGCTGCGGATATTCTGCTGTATGACAGCGACCTGGTTCCGGTAGGCCAGGATCAGATTCAGCACATCGAAGTCACCCGCGACCTGGCCCAGCGATTCAACATGCTGTTTGGCGAAACCCTGACACTGCCGAACTCCCGCACGCTGGACACCTCGGCCAAAGTGCCAGGTACGGACGGAGAGAAGATGTCCAAGAGTTACGGCAACGTGATCGAGATCTTCGAGACGCCCAAGAAACAGCGTAAGAAAGTCATGTCGATCAAAACGGACTCTGCAGCCCTGGAAGATCCCAAAGATCCGGACAACTGTGCCGTGTTTGCCCTGTATCAGCTGTTTGCTGACGAAACTCAGCAGGCAGAGCTGGCAGCCCGCTATCGTGCCGGCGGCATGGGTTATGGCGAAGCCAAGCAGGCAGTCCACGATGCGGCCCTGGAATACTTCGGGGAAGCACGGGAACGCCGCGAGCAGCTGGCCGCCGACCTGGATACCGTCCACGATATTCTCGCGGATGGGGCCCGGAAAGCGCGGGAAAAAGGGAAAGAAGTTCTGGAGCGGGTACAGTCTGCCTGCGGCCTGGGAACCAGTCACCTGTCGAAATGA